In Euphorbia lathyris chromosome 9, ddEupLath1.1, whole genome shotgun sequence, the following are encoded in one genomic region:
- the LOC136207032 gene encoding photosystem II reaction center W protein, chloroplastic, with the protein MASISSSKLATVLPPVGFNPTRLQSSPILGLPVMGKRACGVRCSMEEKKAETKKIEMVSSMAAAAAAMSAAAGPAMALVDERMSTEGTGLPFGLSNNLLGWILLGVFGLIWSLYTVYTSSLDEDDDSALSL; encoded by the exons ATGGCCTCAATTTCTTCCAGCAAGTTGGCCACAGTTTTGCCTCCAGTTGGCTTCAACCCCACAAGGCTTCAATCATCTCCTATCCTAG GTCTGCCAGTGATGGGAAAGAGAGCATGTGGAGTTAGGTGCAGCATGGAGGAAAAGAAGGCAGAAACAAAGAAGATAGAGATGGTTTCATCAAtggcagcagcagcagcagcaatgAGTGCAGCAGCAGGACCAGCTATGGCTTTGGTAGATGAAAGGATGAGCACAGAAGGAACTGGACTTCCATTTGGATTGAGCAACAACCTTCTTGGTTGGATTCTATTAGGtgtttttggtttgatttggtCTCTTTACACTGTCTACACTTCTTCTCTTGATGAGGATGATGATTCTGCTCTTTCCCTCTAA